A window of Sphingobacterium kitahiroshimense genomic DNA:
ATTAGCGAAGAAAAACTAACCTCTTTTGAAGTAGGTGTTCGTTATCAAATGTATTCGGCTATTACCTTACTGGTCTTAGGGTTTAATTTACATTTCGACCTTTACAGTGAACGTTTTGTATTTTATAGTATAACGGCAGGAACTTTATTATTTTCTATCAGTATCTACCTCCTGTCTTTTGCTCAATATTGGAATAAAAATTTAAAATTCTTAGGCCCAATTACACCATTAGGGGGACTGTTAATGATCGCTGGCTGGGTTGCGTTAATCATTCGTTTTATTTAACTTTACCTATGTTAAGGCAATGATGTCTGCCACTAACCGCTTTAATGAGCTGATGACGTCTACTTTTGCTGATACTTTTTGTATCCGCTAGAATCGTTTATGACAATAAGTAAGTAGACATGTCAACTAAAAGTAACACTTTATCAAAAATAGCACTTAAAGAGAAGACTTTTTGTGCTTTAAAATGGATAGCGATCGCCATTTCAGTTGGGTTTATTGTAGGATCAATCTCAGCTTTCTTTCTCACGAGCCTATCCTGGGTAACAAATTACAGAGATCTTCATCCGGTCATCATGCTAGGATTACCATTAGCAGGTTTAATAATTGGATTACTTTATCATTACTATGGTGGCGCTTCAAGCAAAGGCAATAATCTCCTGCTTAAAGAATATTACCAAAGCGAACAGACCATCCCATTAAGAATGGCACCTTTGGTTTTATTCAGCACGTTGCTTACACATCTTTTTGGAGGTTCCGCAGGAAGAGAAGGAACCGCTGTACAAATAGGAGGTGCAATCGCCGATCAATACTCAAGAATTTTCAAGTTAACTCATGACGATCGAAAGATTTTAATCATTATCGGGATAAGTGCG
This region includes:
- a CDS encoding DUF423 domain-containing protein, with translation MNHIVIITAAILGSTAIMLGAFGAHAFKKLISEEKLTSFEVGVRYQMYSAITLLVLGFNLHFDLYSERFVFYSITAGTLLFSISIYLLSFAQYWNKNLKFLGPITPLGGLLMIAGWVALIIRFI